From Paenibacillus graminis, a single genomic window includes:
- a CDS encoding IS1096 element passenger TnpR family protein produces the protein MAADASLYDLAAVTIESFDFDLDHAFGFYDNIKNWTRSEKGYELFADIGEKMEFPGVKRAKISKVFHTSKQKLLLLFDYGDEWHFIVQYLGVTEVKPGQKLPLIMESSGVVPNQYGGFEEEEEYEDEDS, from the coding sequence ATTGCTGCCGATGCTTCCCTGTATGATCTTGCGGCAGTTACCATTGAATCCTTTGATTTTGATCTGGATCACGCCTTTGGTTTCTATGATAATATCAAAAACTGGACACGCTCTGAAAAAGGCTATGAGTTGTTTGCTGATATCGGTGAGAAGATGGAGTTTCCCGGTGTGAAAAGGGCGAAAATCAGTAAAGTTTTCCATACTTCAAAACAAAAGCTGCTGCTCTTATTCGATTATGGCGATGAATGGCATTTTATTGTTCAGTATCTGGGAGTTACAGAAGTGAAACCGGGTCAGAAATTACCCCTAATTATGGAGAGTAGCGGAGTTGTGCCTAATCAATATGGCGGGTTTGAAGAAGAGGAAGAATATGAGGATGAAGATTCCTAG
- a CDS encoding ABC transporter permease: MNRLKHNWLICRTVAEVTYKEWSAYRTHSLVSVIVGPVYFMVQYFIWTAVYGGQSSLGGMDLPQMIRYFGATALIGYLIMDFADWNLSMLVRTGKFLTFHLRPIHHRSFALFQKIGHRSLGFLFEFLPCLLIFIFIFGVDMRPASLPWTFLSVLLAFLMNFYVNYTIGLASFWIIQSNGIRSAFMLVSGIFSGALIPLGFFPNWLQVVQFFLPFQYIAYMPAMVFTGHYSLGGLELSTQQAVGIQAMAVLITFGFSELVRRLAMKQFTAVGA, translated from the coding sequence ATGAACAGGTTGAAACACAACTGGCTTATTTGCCGGACGGTAGCGGAGGTGACCTACAAAGAGTGGAGTGCCTACCGTACTCATTCCCTGGTGTCCGTTATCGTCGGCCCTGTATATTTCATGGTGCAATATTTCATCTGGACAGCGGTATATGGCGGTCAATCTTCACTTGGAGGCATGGATCTCCCCCAGATGATCCGCTACTTCGGTGCTACTGCGCTTATCGGCTATTTGATCATGGATTTTGCCGACTGGAACTTATCGATGCTTGTACGTACCGGTAAATTTCTCACCTTTCATCTGCGCCCGATTCATCACCGTTCGTTCGCATTATTTCAAAAAATCGGACATCGTTCTTTGGGCTTCCTGTTTGAATTTTTGCCCTGCCTTTTAATCTTTATTTTTATTTTTGGAGTCGATATGCGGCCGGCAAGCCTTCCATGGACCTTTCTGTCGGTACTGCTTGCCTTTTTGATGAATTTTTATGTGAACTATACGATTGGCCTGGCTTCATTTTGGATTATCCAGTCGAATGGAATACGAAGCGCGTTTATGCTGGTATCGGGTATTTTTTCAGGGGCGCTCATTCCGCTTGGTTTTTTCCCGAATTGGCTTCAGGTGGTCCAGTTCTTCCTGCCGTTTCAGTACATAGCCTATATGCCTGCAATGGTTTTCACCGGCCATTATTCGCTTGGAGGCCTTGAGCTCTCCACTCAGCAAGCTGTAGGCATACAGGCGATGGCGGTGTTGATAACATTTGGTTTTAGCGAGCTCGTTCGCCGTCTGGCCATGAAGCAGTTTACTGCTGTCGGCGCGTGA
- a CDS encoding oxidoreductase yields the protein MEKVWFVTGASTGLGKALVLELIAKKCKVVATSRNPLDIEHYLPSVQDNDNLLVLPLDVTNSQHIKSVVEAAKQKFGGIDVLVNNAGFAYFSPIENADDQQIENMFAVNFWGVKHMIDHVLPIMREQKSGTILNISSLGGLRAFAGFGYYHATKFALEGFSESLSQEVEPLGINISLVEPGDFNTDFASRSATENANIIEAYQATAGENIKNLRELSGQQPGDPNKAAKVIYDLMNRGDVPLRMLLGSDAYQRAMEKLTGMQKLFSTYHDITVSTDY from the coding sequence ATGGAAAAGGTATGGTTTGTTACGGGAGCTTCGACTGGACTAGGGAAAGCCCTAGTTTTAGAACTAATAGCTAAAAAGTGCAAAGTTGTAGCAACATCGCGTAATCCGCTAGACATAGAACATTACCTGCCTAGCGTACAGGATAATGACAATCTTTTGGTTTTACCATTAGACGTCACAAACAGTCAGCACATTAAAAGTGTTGTTGAAGCAGCCAAACAAAAGTTTGGCGGAATTGATGTTCTTGTTAATAACGCAGGTTTTGCCTACTTCTCACCTATTGAAAATGCTGATGATCAGCAAATTGAAAATATGTTTGCTGTAAATTTCTGGGGAGTCAAGCACATGATAGATCATGTGCTGCCAATTATGAGAGAGCAAAAAAGTGGCACTATATTAAATATATCTTCTCTAGGCGGTTTACGTGCATTTGCAGGTTTTGGATACTATCATGCAACTAAGTTTGCTTTAGAGGGTTTTTCCGAAAGTTTAAGCCAAGAAGTTGAGCCACTAGGAATTAATATTTCTTTGGTAGAACCAGGTGATTTTAATACGGATTTTGCGAGCAGATCTGCAACTGAAAATGCAAATATTATAGAAGCATATCAAGCAACGGCAGGTGAAAATATCAAAAACCTTAGAGAATTATCTGGGCAACAGCCGGGAGACCCTAATAAAGCTGCAAAGGTAATATATGATCTGATGAATCGTGGTGATGTTCCTTTGCGAATGCTTTTAGGGAGTGATGCATATCAGCGGGCAATGGAAAAGTTAACGGGAATGCAAAAATTATTTTCGACCTACCATGATATTACAGTTAGCACCGATTATTAA
- a CDS encoding ABC transporter permease has protein sequence MKRYMDIYKQCMYSALQSAAAYRMNFIVSSLITLAGNILFPLVTLLIYRAGSSFPGWSLFEVLLIQSVFTMSSGLTSLIFGGVLWTTMSHVREGSFEVILLKPLNPLFFIIATTFSIDSVGLFLGGVSLFIFSAMHVGPIPVLFWLQFAGMFIAGTAVLAGLSLMMAAISFKWVGNSRISELADSVLHIGKYPLPVFPKAVQAVATLIIPVGMVGFLPASALLGRMHASDYAAILPCFLFLAAGIWIYRHMIRLYEGVGG, from the coding sequence ATGAAACGGTATATGGATATTTATAAGCAGTGCATGTATTCCGCCTTGCAGTCGGCTGCGGCCTATCGCATGAACTTCATCGTCAGCAGTCTGATCACGCTGGCCGGCAACATTCTGTTTCCGTTGGTGACCCTGCTTATATACCGGGCAGGCTCCAGCTTTCCCGGATGGAGCTTATTCGAGGTGTTGTTGATCCAGTCTGTATTCACCATGTCCAGCGGGCTTACTAGTCTTATATTCGGCGGCGTTCTATGGACCACAATGTCGCATGTCCGTGAGGGAAGCTTCGAGGTCATTCTTCTTAAACCGCTGAATCCGCTGTTTTTTATTATTGCCACTACATTTTCAATCGATAGTGTGGGGCTGTTTCTGGGCGGTGTTTCCCTATTCATATTCTCCGCTATGCATGTAGGCCCTATTCCGGTCTTGTTCTGGCTGCAATTTGCCGGGATGTTTATTGCAGGGACTGCAGTCCTGGCAGGATTATCGCTGATGATGGCTGCTATTTCCTTCAAATGGGTAGGCAATTCGAGAATTTCCGAGCTTGCTGACAGTGTGCTTCACATCGGAAAATATCCGCTGCCCGTATTTCCAAAAGCTGTACAGGCTGTGGCGACATTGATCATTCCTGTGGGAATGGTGGGCTTCCTCCCTGCATCTGCTCTTCTTGGACGGATGCATGCCAGCGATTACGCGGCTATTCTGCCCTGCTTTTTATTTCTGGCAGCAGGAATATGGATTTACCGGCACATGATCAGATTGTACGAGGGGGTGGGCGGATGA
- a CDS encoding TerD family protein, with amino-acid sequence MTFELIKGQKCNLTKDDPLLTRIIVGMGWQNTRPEVEVDFSVFLLTPAQIVAKDEDLIFYGNPSTPDQSVAILPSDKRVNTGLTDNTQIAVELRQIPADYERIAFALTIYEGEKRLQNFSLLDNVYLRITNAADGTELLRYRLGKAFSIETAIVAGEIYRYHNEWKFSAVGSGYAGGLAALCESYGIKVNSILPSALPANPVIQSQRSPLVLPELRSRPKAADNLPSSTPAPATPPVPPLNLNTILLKKRGERINLQKGTESLGEILINLNWYQKKSSGWFGSKGIDLDLGCLFELKNGIKGSVQALGESFGSLNRPPYISLDGDDRTGFIATGENLRINGHYLSEISRIVIFAFIYEGITNWSEADALVTIKQHGGPEIKVRLDEHNNNKGMCAIAMIRNQNDETFSVERLVEYFSGHQELDQYYHWNLRWEAGSK; translated from the coding sequence ATGACATTTGAGCTAATAAAAGGACAAAAATGCAACTTAACAAAAGACGATCCACTCCTTACCCGTATTATAGTAGGAATGGGTTGGCAAAATACTAGACCTGAGGTTGAGGTTGATTTTTCTGTTTTTTTGCTTACGCCGGCCCAGATTGTCGCTAAAGATGAGGATCTTATTTTTTATGGCAACCCTTCTACTCCGGACCAATCCGTAGCTATATTACCGTCCGATAAAAGAGTCAACACAGGGTTAACAGACAACACACAAATCGCCGTCGAGCTCCGTCAAATCCCTGCAGACTACGAACGGATTGCATTTGCACTAACGATTTATGAAGGTGAAAAGCGGCTGCAAAACTTCTCGCTATTGGACAATGTGTATTTACGGATCACCAACGCTGCTGATGGGACGGAACTTCTCCGCTACAGGCTGGGAAAGGCTTTTTCGATTGAGACTGCCATTGTCGCCGGAGAAATCTATAGATACCATAATGAATGGAAATTCAGCGCTGTAGGTTCCGGCTATGCCGGGGGCTTAGCCGCCCTATGCGAAAGTTACGGGATAAAGGTCAATAGCATACTGCCGTCAGCTCTACCTGCTAATCCAGTCATTCAATCGCAGCGGTCCCCACTTGTTCTCCCGGAGCTGCGGTCACGGCCTAAGGCGGCGGACAATTTGCCCTCCTCAACACCAGCACCAGCAACACCTCCAGTCCCTCCTTTAAATCTCAATACCATCCTGCTTAAGAAACGCGGGGAGAGGATCAATCTCCAGAAAGGCACGGAATCCCTGGGCGAGATACTGATCAACCTCAACTGGTATCAGAAAAAATCATCGGGCTGGTTCGGAAGCAAAGGTATCGACCTTGACCTTGGTTGTCTGTTTGAATTAAAAAATGGCATTAAGGGCTCTGTCCAAGCACTCGGTGAATCCTTCGGAAGCTTGAACAGGCCGCCTTACATCTCTCTGGACGGGGATGACCGCACCGGATTTATAGCTACTGGCGAGAATCTGCGGATTAATGGCCATTATCTTTCCGAAATTAGCAGAATTGTTATCTTTGCTTTCATCTATGAGGGGATCACGAACTGGTCGGAGGCTGACGCCCTTGTAACCATCAAGCAGCACGGCGGGCCGGAGATCAAGGTTCGGCTGGATGAGCATAACAACAATAAAGGAATGTGTGCTATCGCCATGATCCGTAATCAGAATGATGAGACATTCAGTGTGGAGCGGCTCGTAGAATATTTTAGCGGGCATCAGGAATTGGATCAGTATTATCATTGGAATCTGAGATGGGAAGCCGGCAGCAAATAG
- a CDS encoding APC family permease — MNTEKSLKKTVTFFEALAIVVGMIIGSGIFLKPGIVLNNAGTPWMSILAWGIGGIITLASALSVAEIAAAIPKSGGLYTYLSELYGGVFGYLLGWVQAVISYPASVAALAIAFATYSGYFLPLNGWQQKLLAVCILAFILIMNVIATKFGGIIQTVATVGKLIPVVGIVGVGLFSNLAPGFGGIEASAAGAGFGVAVLGTLWAYDGWISVTNMAGEIKDPAKTLPKVISIGVIFVIAVYVLFNIAVFKALPYGQIISSPTPGADAAEALFGNGGGAFITAGIIVSVLGALNGYLMTAARVPQAMGENNQIPFSRVLRSIHPKFQTPANALIFQSVLAVIYIFSGTFNTLTDLLVFVLWIFFTMGVFGVFILRHKMPPEKGRYRVPLYPVTPIIGVAGGIYILASTIISDPLRSLVGIGITLAGLPVYYVLSRKKR, encoded by the coding sequence ATGAATACTGAGAAGTCGTTAAAAAAAACGGTAACATTCTTTGAAGCTTTGGCCATTGTTGTAGGAATGATCATCGGTTCCGGGATTTTTCTGAAGCCCGGTATTGTGCTGAATAATGCAGGTACACCCTGGATGAGTATTTTGGCCTGGGGGATTGGAGGAATCATTACCCTGGCTTCAGCCCTGAGCGTAGCAGAAATTGCAGCCGCAATTCCTAAGTCGGGGGGCCTGTACACTTATTTGAGCGAGTTATACGGCGGGGTATTCGGCTATCTGCTGGGTTGGGTACAGGCGGTAATCTCCTATCCGGCTTCTGTAGCGGCGCTTGCAATTGCTTTTGCCACCTATTCCGGCTACTTTTTGCCGCTGAATGGCTGGCAGCAGAAGCTGCTCGCTGTTTGTATATTAGCTTTTATACTGATAATGAACGTCATTGCCACCAAATTCGGCGGGATCATCCAGACGGTAGCGACGGTGGGCAAGCTGATTCCGGTGGTGGGTATTGTAGGCGTGGGCCTGTTCTCGAATCTGGCGCCCGGTTTTGGAGGAATTGAGGCTTCGGCGGCGGGTGCAGGTTTTGGGGTAGCTGTTCTGGGTACACTTTGGGCCTATGACGGCTGGATTAGTGTGACCAATATGGCAGGAGAAATCAAGGACCCGGCAAAGACGCTGCCCAAAGTCATTTCAATCGGGGTTATCTTTGTGATCGCCGTGTATGTGTTATTTAATATTGCAGTTTTCAAGGCGCTGCCTTACGGTCAGATCATTTCTTCCCCGACTCCGGGGGCTGATGCGGCAGAGGCATTGTTCGGCAACGGCGGCGGGGCTTTTATAACTGCAGGAATTATTGTGTCCGTGCTCGGTGCGCTGAATGGTTATCTGATGACCGCTGCGCGTGTACCTCAGGCGATGGGGGAGAACAACCAGATTCCATTTTCCCGGGTGCTCCGCAGCATCCATCCGAAGTTCCAGACCCCGGCCAATGCGCTTATCTTTCAAAGTGTGCTGGCGGTCATCTATATTTTTTCCGGCACCTTTAATACACTGACCGATCTGCTGGTGTTTGTGCTGTGGATTTTCTTTACCATGGGGGTGTTCGGGGTATTCATCCTGCGTCACAAAATGCCGCCGGAAAAGGGGCGCTACCGTGTGCCGCTCTATCCGGTTACCCCAATCATTGGGGTGGCAGGCGGAATCTATATTCTGGCCAGCACGATCATCAGTGATCCGCTGCGCTCCCTGGTCGGTATCGGCATTACGCTGGCCGGACTCCCGGTCTACTATGTGCTGTCCCGCAAAAAACGGTAG
- a CDS encoding SDR family oxidoreductase, with translation MVLDDLELSWHGKESLTGKVALVTGASSGIGASIARKLVKRGAHVTVVARRRDRLDELVQELHKEGLYEVIAVPADIQKAEEVQHVVNETIRRWGRLDIIVANAGFGYRSPLVEVDLDRWEELYRTNVHGLVLTLRYGLPPMLGQGKGDVIIISSIAGKEVIAGGGPYSATKYGVNAIASALRLETIDQGIRVTTIQPGAVATEFSQVAGYSEDEIRAFASKVLPLHPDDVAEAALYALEQPEHVSIPELTIMPSRQAQRFK, from the coding sequence ATGGTTCTGGATGATTTGGAGCTATCTTGGCATGGGAAGGAGAGTCTGACCGGCAAGGTGGCCTTGGTGACAGGCGCTAGCAGCGGAATCGGGGCATCGATCGCCAGGAAACTGGTAAAGCGCGGCGCCCATGTGACTGTAGTGGCACGGCGGCGGGACCGATTGGATGAGCTGGTTCAGGAATTGCATAAAGAGGGATTGTACGAGGTTATAGCGGTACCTGCTGATATTCAAAAGGCTGAAGAAGTGCAGCATGTGGTCAATGAAACGATTCGTCGCTGGGGCCGTCTTGATATTATAGTTGCCAATGCCGGATTCGGGTACCGAAGTCCTTTGGTAGAAGTGGATCTGGACAGATGGGAGGAGCTGTACAGGACGAATGTACACGGTCTAGTGTTGACGCTGCGCTACGGGCTTCCGCCAATGCTGGGTCAGGGCAAGGGAGATGTCATCATCATTTCCTCCATTGCCGGCAAGGAAGTGATTGCCGGTGGAGGTCCATACAGCGCTACCAAATACGGCGTTAACGCCATAGCGTCTGCATTACGTTTGGAGACAATCGATCAGGGGATTCGCGTTACGACGATTCAGCCCGGGGCGGTGGCAACGGAATTTTCTCAGGTGGCCGGGTATTCCGAGGATGAAATACGCGCGTTTGCTTCGAAAGTCCTGCCGTTACATCCCGATGATGTTGCAGAGGCAGCACTCTATGCATTGGAGCAGCCGGAGCATGTCAGCATTCCGGAACTAACCATTATGCCTTCAAGGCAAGCCCAGCGGTTCAAATAA
- a CDS encoding ABC transporter ATP-binding protein, protein MMPVIDVQHLTKTYKTYKRGAGMGQTLKSFFQREEVVVHAVNDISFAIGQGEICGMLGPNGAGKSTAIKMLCGALYPTSGEIQVLGYSPARDRKRYVGKIGAVFGQKSQLIWDIPPIDSFHMNKAIYGIANPDFKSRLEELTELLDIAHVIEKPTRVLSLGERMKCEFVMAMLHRPDILFLDEPTIGLDVIAKVKIREFIHQMNKKQNMTCILTTHDLEDVEELAHRVIVINHGDKVFDDSLQQLKLFLGEKKRVNFTFAESVQGTVFDNAYTKVIDRVSDFQITLEVDTAHISISDFIEGISRKHRFSDISVKELPIQQVVMNIYENAGGVSG, encoded by the coding sequence ATGATGCCGGTTATTGATGTACAGCATTTGACCAAAACATATAAAACCTATAAGCGCGGTGCAGGCATGGGGCAGACCTTGAAGAGCTTCTTCCAGCGCGAAGAGGTCGTAGTCCACGCAGTCAACGATATCAGCTTTGCCATTGGGCAGGGGGAGATCTGCGGCATGCTGGGTCCCAATGGTGCAGGGAAATCGACGGCGATCAAAATGCTTTGCGGCGCGTTGTATCCGACAAGCGGTGAAATTCAAGTTCTTGGTTATTCACCTGCCCGGGACAGAAAACGCTATGTCGGCAAAATCGGAGCTGTATTCGGTCAGAAATCCCAACTGATCTGGGATATTCCGCCGATCGACAGCTTCCATATGAACAAGGCAATCTACGGCATCGCCAACCCGGATTTCAAAAGCCGTCTGGAAGAGCTGACAGAGCTGCTGGATATTGCGCATGTGATCGAAAAGCCGACACGAGTCCTGTCCCTTGGTGAACGCATGAAATGCGAGTTCGTCATGGCTATGCTGCATCGGCCGGATATTTTGTTCCTGGATGAGCCGACCATCGGGCTTGATGTGATCGCCAAGGTCAAAATCCGCGAATTCATCCATCAGATGAATAAAAAGCAGAATATGACGTGTATTCTGACCACCCATGATCTTGAGGATGTGGAGGAGCTTGCCCACCGGGTCATTGTCATTAACCATGGGGACAAGGTTTTTGATGATTCCCTTCAGCAATTGAAACTTTTTTTGGGGGAGAAGAAACGGGTCAATTTTACTTTTGCAGAGTCTGTGCAGGGCACCGTCTTCGACAATGCCTATACTAAGGTAATCGATAGGGTATCCGACTTTCAGATTACGCTTGAAGTGGATACGGCCCATATTTCAATCAGCGATTTCATCGAAGGTATCTCCCGGAAGCACCGCTTCTCTGACATTTCGGTCAAGGAGTTGCCGATCCAGCAGGTGGTTATGAATATTTATGAGAATGCAGGAGGTGTGTCCGGATAA
- a CDS encoding MerR family transcriptional regulator, which yields MYTINEVANSTGLSPHTVRFYAKKELFPNITRNHQNVRLFSSKDVEYVEIVKALRLTGMSLGNIKRYIDLCEQGSDTVEERYNIIRDQQLLAEDYLQEVTQQIMLLRKKVNYYKQAINEGEDNIIWNPNNL from the coding sequence ATGTACACAATTAATGAGGTAGCAAATTCAACAGGATTATCGCCCCATACTGTAAGGTTCTATGCAAAAAAAGAGCTATTTCCAAATATCACAAGAAATCATCAGAATGTACGTCTTTTTTCCTCAAAGGACGTGGAATATGTTGAAATCGTCAAAGCACTGCGCTTGACAGGTATGTCACTTGGGAATATCAAACGATACATCGATTTATGCGAACAGGGATCAGATACCGTGGAAGAACGCTATAACATCATAAGAGATCAACAATTATTGGCAGAAGATTACCTTCAAGAAGTCACACAGCAAATTATGTTGCTACGAAAAAAAGTTAATTATTATAAACAAGCTATTAATGAGGGTGAAGATAATATAATTTGGAATCCTAATAACCTATAA
- a CDS encoding serine hydrolase domain-containing protein: MLHTPGVTDCPPAEVGYDTSRIEVLNAHFQTLIDQKKIQAASYCVSRYGKTFMHGAIGPLSFRDDRADPLLPTTVHNIASITKAVTSVAVAKLVEDGILRFDIPVGAILEPFNVAPFNKIDIYSLLTHTSGLFPDCAGSLIPYHKSYWQLIGEYFEKYNPGDGEPDWITAALSGGVSKKLGEEWQYCSFGFCILGEIIKKVTGVTAEQYIEEQILKPLGMKDTVWELTPELAGRAIIRNERHEKRLNDLINGNQPEFSQLEKLWDTVSSTGGGLASTPADLIRFANMLLGMGTLGDTRIIGRKAVEKITTRTLYGVPDYCWGNDVKDRSYGIGLDMRRGPAFLYSPTSYFHEGAGACCMAIDPTEQLAAVWFVPFTEDNWYAEALFNVTNIIWSGLN; this comes from the coding sequence ATGCTGCATACACCAGGAGTTACCGACTGTCCACCGGCAGAGGTGGGTTATGACACTTCAAGAATCGAGGTTTTGAATGCCCATTTCCAGACCCTGATCGATCAAAAAAAGATCCAGGCCGCATCTTACTGTGTCTCCAGGTATGGAAAGACATTCATGCACGGTGCTATCGGACCGCTTTCGTTCCGGGATGACAGGGCAGATCCGCTTTTGCCGACAACCGTTCATAATATCGCTTCTATTACCAAAGCCGTTACCTCAGTAGCGGTCGCCAAGCTTGTTGAGGACGGTATTCTCCGGTTTGACATCCCGGTAGGCGCCATATTGGAGCCGTTTAACGTGGCCCCGTTCAATAAAATCGATATCTACAGTCTTCTGACCCATACCTCCGGCCTGTTCCCCGACTGTGCGGGCAGCCTGATCCCCTATCATAAGTCTTATTGGCAATTAATCGGGGAGTATTTCGAAAAGTATAACCCCGGGGATGGGGAGCCGGACTGGATCACAGCCGCGCTGAGCGGCGGGGTCAGCAAAAAATTGGGCGAGGAATGGCAATACTGCTCATTCGGATTCTGCATCCTCGGAGAAATCATCAAGAAGGTGACCGGCGTTACCGCTGAACAGTACATAGAAGAGCAAATTCTGAAGCCTCTTGGCATGAAGGACACCGTTTGGGAACTTACTCCGGAACTGGCGGGGCGCGCCATTATAAGAAACGAGAGACATGAGAAACGGCTGAACGATCTAATCAATGGTAATCAGCCGGAATTTTCGCAGTTGGAGAAGCTGTGGGATACAGTCTCCAGTACCGGTGGAGGTCTGGCCTCTACACCAGCTGATCTTATCCGGTTCGCCAACATGCTGCTGGGCATGGGGACACTGGGCGATACCCGTATTATCGGCCGCAAGGCTGTCGAGAAAATCACAACCCGCACCCTATACGGAGTACCAGATTACTGCTGGGGTAACGATGTCAAAGACCGGAGCTATGGCATTGGACTGGATATGAGAAGAGGCCCTGCCTTCCTCTATTCTCCGACCAGCTATTTTCATGAAGGCGCGGGAGCCTGCTGCATGGCCATCGATCCTACTGAGCAGCTCGCCGCCGTATGGTTTGTGCCTTTCACCGAGGATAATTGGTACGCAGAGGCATTGTTTAATGTGACCAACATCATCTGGTCAGGACTGAACTAA